In Brachybacterium saurashtrense, the genomic stretch TGCTCGGTGCCCCGTCGGAGGCGTCACCTGCGTCATGGTCCGCGGCCGGGCGGGTGATCCGCCGGCTCCACGAGGCGCCACTCCCGCCCATGCCCGGGCGACCGCTCGCGGGCGTCGAGGCGGAGCTCGAGCGGGAGAGCGAGTGGCTGCTAGCGCACTCCCCTCTTCCCGCCGAGGTCGTGCAACGCAACCGGGAGATCGCCCGCGGGGCGCTGCGGCCGTGGCGTCCCGCCTTCATCCACGGTGACCTGCAGATCACCCACGTCTTCGTCGAGGACGACGAGGTCACCGGCATCATCGACTGGTCCGAGGGCGCGCCGGGGGACGCGATGTTCGACCTCGCGATCCTCACCCTCGGCCAAGAGGAGCGGCTGGAGGACCTGCTCGCGGGCTACGGCACGGACGTGGACCGGGAGGCGATCCGCGCCTGGTGGTCGCTGCGGTGCCTCACCGCAGCGCGCTGGCTGTTCGAGCACGGCTTCGACCCCGACGCCCCGGGCTGCGAGTACGCCGTGCTGCGGGCGCGGATGCGTGAGGAGGCGTGACGGCGACGGCCGCGTTCTGTTCCGGCGTCGCCATCGGCAGGGAGCAGCCCCTCACTCGATCACTGAGGCGCTCACTCGATGGAGTGAGACAGCTACTCGATCGGGTGTAGTCCCGGGCTCGACGACTCCCCAGGCGCGGCACCCCGTAACGACCGGTAGTGCTTCCGGGTGCGCCCTCGCCCACGGCTGACTACTCTGCACACGACGGCCCCGGCGCATCGGCGCCCGGACGGGGACACCCGGGCCGCCCCACCCCAGGAGAACTCATGGCTCGAGAACTGATCTGGACCGGCTTCATGACGCTCGACGGCGTCGTCGACTCCCCCGGCGGGGTGGAGGAGGGGCATCCCCAGGGAGGCTGGGTGCTCAGCACGCCCTTCGACGAGGAGGCCTTCTCCCTCAAGGGCGAGGAGCTCGCCGAGACCTCCGCGCTGATGTTCGGCCGACGCAGCTACGAGGCCTTCGCGCCCGTGTGGAACGGCTCCGCGGACCACGCCGCGTACCAGGACCTCCCGAAGATCGTCGTCTCCTCCTCGCTGGATGAGGCGGATCTGCACGAGGGCTGGGGCGAGACCCGGATCCTCCGCACCACCGAGGCGGTCGCCGCGGAGAAGGCCGGCGAGGGCGGCGCGATCTTCGTCCACGGCAGCGCCGAGCTCGGCCGCCGGCTCGGGGAGGCGGGCCTCATCGACCGCTACCACCTGCTGCTGTTCCCGGTGACGCTGGGGACAGGCAAGAGGGTCCTGCCCACCTCGGCGCACGAGAGGCAGGACCTTCGCCTGCGCGACTCCGCCGCCTACGCCAACGGCGTGGTGAAGCTGGTCTACGACGTGGTGCGCTGAGTTCACCCACCCGCAGAGACCCCATGCCCACGTCCTCAGCGCGCTCCAGGTTCAGGTCCTGTGGGTCCTGTCTGGGCGCCGCAGTGATCGCGCTGCTGCTCCTCCTCGCACTACCGATCTCCGTGCCGCTGGTCAACGATGCCGCCGCACGGGACATCGAGAAGGAATTGCTCGCGCTTCCCGTCCCGAAAGGTGCAGAGGTCGTCGAGTCCACGTCCCAGGCCGGGAAGATCGTGGGCAACGGGAACGGAATGCAGTACATCGGCGCTCTGCTGGTGCGCAGCGACCGGGGGATCGGCGCGGTCAGCGGGCACTACGCGACCGTCTCCGAGGACATCGCCCTCGGCGTCGCGGTCGTGGCCAGCGCGGGGATCGAGAGGCAGGGCTTTCACGGGGCCGACGGCTTCCTGTCACGACCGAGGTCGGGAGACGACCTCTACGTGGCCTACGCCTTCGGGGAGGGGCCTGGGGCGTTCTTCGAGAGCCTGGACCTGCGCGGTCGCTGAACCGCGCCGGTGCGTCGACGTGGCCGCTCTCTGGCCCCCCCGCCGGTCCCTGGGCTCCATCGTTCCCACCAGGATCGTCGGCGGTGCATCAACCGATCGCTCGCGGCCAGCGGTCGGCTCGCCACGCATCCCAGTCCGCGAAGCCCTCTGGCGGCGCCGGGATCGGTTCGCTGCCGTCGACCTCCGCCGGGGTGGGGCGC encodes the following:
- a CDS encoding dihydrofolate reductase family protein; the encoded protein is MARELIWTGFMTLDGVVDSPGGVEEGHPQGGWVLSTPFDEEAFSLKGEELAETSALMFGRRSYEAFAPVWNGSADHAAYQDLPKIVVSSSLDEADLHEGWGETRILRTTEAVAAEKAGEGGAIFVHGSAELGRRLGEAGLIDRYHLLLFPVTLGTGKRVLPTSAHERQDLRLRDSAAYANGVVKLVYDVVR
- a CDS encoding phosphotransferase enzyme family protein, whose amino-acid sequence is MDEVEVIVAHSERATLRVGEVFVKVDGHLTRHAAEVRAMDLASIPTPEVLWHEPPALARAAVPGTALGVLGAPSEASPASWSAAGRVIRRLHEAPLPPMPGRPLAGVEAELERESEWLLAHSPLPAEVVQRNREIARGALRPWRPAFIHGDLQITHVFVEDDEVTGIIDWSEGAPGDAMFDLAILTLGQEERLEDLLAGYGTDVDREAIRAWWSLRCLTAARWLFEHGFDPDAPGCEYAVLRARMREEA